One segment of Clostridium ljungdahlii DSM 13528 DNA contains the following:
- a CDS encoding spore coat protein, with protein sequence MYFEDVESCFVNYLESKKIFKVKEFDNTIKYKDISIDNIKEQMFIISEFHRRTLKYSGIMNKRLYNNIGKEVEQYRVYTKKLKKYLDRVEKLQNKTIFQEKLNQIGKKYLIRAESCMDNLDKNSYTDLIIRSMKRVEMCLRNTYFNNLRKKRDIEVIDIQGCCYNMVEMDAVYFLNRIKRKGINADFYEIIMEFCKYEHLKSSSVQFILSMISYPNEVMKCCSKYIYGTKNWTEEEYVLKLNKAMNEDGESLIKF encoded by the coding sequence GTGTACTTTGAGGATGTTGAATCATGCTTTGTTAATTATTTAGAATCGAAAAAAATATTTAAAGTAAAAGAATTTGATAATACAATAAAGTACAAGGATATATCTATAGATAACATAAAAGAACAAATGTTTATAATTAGTGAATTTCATAGAAGAACTTTAAAATACAGTGGTATTATGAATAAACGACTATATAACAATATAGGAAAGGAAGTAGAACAGTATAGAGTTTATACGAAGAAATTGAAAAAATATTTAGATAGAGTAGAGAAGTTACAAAACAAGACTATATTTCAGGAAAAACTAAATCAAATAGGAAAAAAATATTTAATAAGAGCAGAAAGCTGTATGGATAACCTGGATAAAAACAGTTATACAGATTTAATAATTAGAAGCATGAAAAGGGTGGAAATGTGTCTCAGAAACACATATTTTAATAATCTGAGGAAAAAAAGAGATATAGAAGTTATAGATATACAAGGATGCTGCTATAACATGGTAGAGATGGATGCAGTATATTTTTTAAACAGAATAAAAAGGAAAGGCATAAATGCAGACTTTTATGAAATTATAATGGAATTTTGTAAGTACGAACATTTAAAAAGTAGTAGTGTGCAGTTTATTTTGTCAATGATTTCTTATCCTAATGAGGTTATGAAATGCTGCAGCAAATATATATATGGTACAAAAAATTGGACAGAAGAAGAATATGTACTTAAACTAAATAAAGCCATGAATGAAGATGGAGAGAGTCTAATTAAATTTTAG
- a CDS encoding radical SAM protein: MKVTGILEKATKNALAKAGVELLNRDPEESLDKLFALIKKTVKKDEENLARVERVQELYETNQAIHKLVIGIIKNSNKKCMDKLFTNFFSNAVWYGMPKREQFFQDTGIKTPFTILMSPSMRCNLRCIGCYASSYSKEDDIPKEEVDRIIGEARKLGIYYFIILGGEPFINDYMLDIYKKYNDCIFTPFSNGTLFDEKLADKIKQLGNVIPMFSVEGFEEETDKRRGKGIFKKVMHAMDLLKERGVLFGVSTATSRYNIDTVTSSEFIDMLVEKGAKMGWYFLFMPVGKEPDVNVMLTPEQRIRLGEKIREIRNTKPYFTIDFFNDAPYVGGCIAGKYYCHINSKEEVEPCIFAHFAVDNLKGKKLVDVFKSDFFKELRNRQPYNKNLLLPCMMIDNTNEIREIAKKTGAKPTDEGARMMLEDLEFQKQLDKLSKEYKPYAEKAWKKDFNSEGNYKMSKG, encoded by the coding sequence ATGAAGGTAACTGGAATATTGGAAAAGGCAACTAAGAATGCATTAGCTAAAGCCGGTGTAGAATTGCTGAATAGAGACCCAGAAGAAAGCCTTGATAAGCTGTTTGCTTTGATTAAGAAAACAGTAAAAAAAGACGAAGAGAATTTAGCTAGAGTAGAAAGAGTTCAGGAATTATACGAAACTAATCAAGCAATTCATAAACTTGTTATAGGCATTATTAAAAATTCTAATAAAAAGTGTATGGATAAACTTTTTACCAATTTTTTCTCAAATGCAGTTTGGTATGGAATGCCAAAAAGAGAGCAGTTTTTTCAAGATACAGGTATAAAGACACCATTTACAATATTGATGAGTCCATCTATGAGATGTAATTTAAGGTGTATAGGATGTTATGCTTCAAGTTATAGTAAAGAGGATGATATTCCCAAAGAGGAAGTAGATAGAATTATTGGTGAAGCTAGAAAACTTGGAATTTATTATTTTATAATTCTTGGTGGAGAACCTTTTATAAATGACTATATGCTTGATATATACAAAAAATATAATGATTGTATATTTACACCATTTTCAAATGGCACCCTTTTTGATGAGAAATTAGCGGATAAGATAAAACAGCTGGGAAATGTAATTCCTATGTTTTCTGTGGAGGGTTTTGAAGAAGAGACAGATAAAAGAAGAGGAAAAGGTATATTTAAAAAAGTTATGCATGCAATGGATCTTTTGAAAGAACGAGGAGTTTTATTTGGAGTATCTACTGCAACCAGTAGGTATAACATAGATACAGTTACATCAAGTGAATTTATAGACATGCTTGTTGAAAAGGGAGCAAAAATGGGGTGGTATTTCTTATTTATGCCTGTAGGTAAAGAACCTGATGTAAATGTAATGCTTACTCCAGAGCAGAGAATACGCTTAGGAGAAAAAATAAGAGAAATAAGAAATACGAAGCCGTATTTTACTATTGATTTTTTTAATGATGCACCTTATGTTGGAGGATGTATTGCAGGAAAATACTATTGTCACATAAATTCCAAGGAAGAAGTGGAACCTTGTATATTTGCTCATTTTGCAGTAGATAATTTAAAAGGCAAAAAGCTTGTGGATGTATTTAAGTCAGATTTTTTTAAGGAATTAAGAAATAGACAACCATATAATAAGAATTTGCTATTGCCTTGTATGATGATTGACAATACTAATGAAATTAGGGAAATTGCTAAAAAGACAGGCGCAAAGCCTACAGACGAAGGTGCAAGAATGATGCTTGAAGATCTAGAATTTCAAAAACAACTTGATAAATTATCAAAGGAATACAAGCCTTATGCAGAAAAGGCTTGGAAAAAAGATTTTAATTCTGAAGGAAATTATAAAATGTCTAAAGGCTAA
- a CDS encoding CotS family spore coat protein produces the protein MMREFEIERQFDVKIENIKPSKGVYLLKTDKGMKCLKKVNYGTQKLLFVYGAKEHLIKNGFPYVDKYCNNVDGNPYALVNEDIYTLSEWISGRECDFKNRDDVINASKCLASLHVASKGYEPPENSKLKTDLGRWHHLMEKRVKALDKMRDMGRKKSNKGDFDLNYTKEVQFYKDFGRKAIEVLNDSKYDELCDITEKEEGFCHHDFTYHNIVIDNNNKVNVIDFDYCKREVRAYDISSFMGKVLKRSDWDIANAELIINSYNEVSPIKEEEYRVIFAFLLFPQRFWRLANRYYYNEVNWPLKTYNNKLQELISEQGKYIDFIEKFKKIYNQK, from the coding sequence ATGATGCGAGAATTTGAAATAGAAAGACAATTTGATGTAAAAATTGAAAATATAAAACCAAGCAAAGGAGTATATCTTCTAAAAACAGACAAAGGAATGAAGTGCTTAAAGAAGGTAAACTATGGGACTCAAAAACTTCTGTTTGTTTATGGAGCAAAGGAGCATCTTATAAAAAATGGGTTTCCATATGTAGATAAGTATTGCAATAATGTAGATGGAAATCCATATGCACTTGTAAATGAAGATATATATACTCTTTCCGAATGGATTAGCGGCAGAGAATGTGATTTTAAAAATAGAGATGATGTCATAAATGCCTCTAAGTGCCTGGCAAGTTTACATGTAGCTTCCAAGGGATATGAGCCGCCGGAAAACAGCAAATTGAAGACAGATCTTGGTAGGTGGCACCACCTTATGGAAAAAAGGGTTAAAGCTCTTGATAAAATGAGAGATATGGGTAGGAAAAAAAGCAACAAGGGAGATTTTGATTTAAATTATACTAAAGAAGTTCAGTTTTATAAAGATTTTGGAAGAAAGGCCATAGAGGTATTGAATGATTCTAAATATGATGAATTATGTGACATTACAGAAAAAGAAGAAGGATTTTGTCATCACGATTTTACCTATCACAATATAGTAATTGACAATAATAATAAAGTAAATGTAATAGACTTCGACTATTGTAAAAGGGAAGTTAGGGCTTATGATATTTCGTCTTTTATGGGTAAGGTTTTAAAAAGATCCGACTGGGATATAGCTAATGCAGAGCTTATAATTAATTCATATAATGAAGTTAGCCCTATTAAAGAAGAAGAATACAGGGTAATATTTGCTTTTTTGCTATTTCCTCAAAGATTTTGGAGGTTGGCTAATAGATACTACTATAACGAAGTTAATTGGCCTTTAAAGACTTATAATAATAAACTTCAGGAATTAATTTCTGAGCAGGGTAAATATATTGATTTTATTGAGAAATTTAAAAAAATATATAACCAGAAGTAA
- a CDS encoding glycosyltransferase family 4 protein has protein sequence MKIGIDGRAAKWYRGTGIGTYTYQLLNCLNNIDNINNYLLFMPEGFRDNINFKKNFRLDTLPQDNNHNFWQEVNVPNTIKDTNIQLYHVPQNGVGLPIHKNCKFVITLHDVIPYRMPSTVSDRYLKVFSDYIPKAIPQCDGIITVSNFSKKDIMKAFDFPEDKIYVTPLASEEIYKPLDKRISKYVAKRYYSITGDYILYVGGFSPRKNILGLIESFSKLVSSYKSPLNLVIAGNKGISYSIYKNRAEELNISDKVIFPGFISMDHLPYIYNGAELFVYPSFYEGFGLPPIEAMACGIPVIVSNTTSLPEVVENGALLVDPTDQTNLYESMLTVLSDNNLRTKLISSGMKRASELSWGKTTQNTLDAYNKILRK, from the coding sequence ATGAAAATAGGCATTGATGGACGTGCCGCAAAATGGTATAGAGGTACTGGTATAGGTACTTATACTTACCAACTACTAAATTGTTTAAATAATATTGATAATATAAATAATTATTTACTTTTCATGCCGGAGGGATTTAGAGACAATATAAATTTTAAAAAAAACTTTAGACTAGACACGCTCCCTCAAGACAATAATCACAATTTTTGGCAAGAAGTCAATGTACCGAATACAATAAAAGATACTAATATACAATTGTATCATGTTCCTCAAAATGGAGTTGGACTTCCAATTCATAAAAATTGTAAATTTGTCATAACACTTCACGATGTAATTCCCTATAGAATGCCTTCAACCGTAAGTGATAGATATCTCAAAGTTTTTTCAGACTATATACCTAAAGCAATACCCCAGTGTGATGGGATTATTACGGTTTCAAATTTTTCTAAAAAAGACATCATGAAGGCCTTTGATTTCCCAGAAGACAAAATATATGTCACCCCTCTAGCCAGTGAAGAGATATATAAACCCCTGGATAAAAGAATAAGCAAATATGTTGCTAAAAGATATTACTCTATAACTGGAGATTATATACTATACGTAGGTGGATTTAGCCCAAGGAAAAATATACTCGGGCTTATAGAAAGCTTTAGTAAATTAGTATCTTCATATAAAAGTCCTTTAAACTTGGTTATCGCCGGTAACAAAGGAATATCCTACAGCATATATAAGAATCGTGCTGAAGAATTAAATATATCGGACAAAGTTATATTCCCAGGGTTTATATCTATGGATCATCTTCCATATATATATAATGGGGCTGAATTATTTGTATATCCTTCTTTTTACGAGGGATTTGGTCTTCCTCCAATAGAGGCTATGGCCTGTGGAATACCTGTAATAGTATCAAATACAACTTCCCTTCCTGAAGTAGTTGAAAATGGTGCTCTTCTCGTAGACCCTACAGACCAAACTAATTTATATGAATCCATGTTAACCGTACTTTCAGATAACAACCTTAGAACTAAATTAATATCCTCAGGTATGAAAAGAGCTTCTGAACTAAGTTGGGGGAAAACTACCCAAAATACCTTGGATGCATACAACAAAATTCTGAGAAAATAA
- a CDS encoding CotS family spore coat protein — MVDRYGEKKYLTKYDLCTKLFDRFDLKVYDVVPVRSVYMISTDKGEKILKKVDYTLDELKFIYNVLNYVRTKFPRIINFVKNKAGEIYTIWDGDMYCIMDTVNGTECNFSNPIELNIAAEGLGEFHLASEGFKTGIYNKSNNGKLIDSFKRRIQEMEFFKNIANIHEKKTEFDEIFIKNWSYYIEEIEKSIILLQQSHYYKLCSEEDKVVVCHHDLAYHNILINENQAYFIDFDYAIIDLKVHDLCNFINKVIKNFAFDIDKTNSIINSYCNKNNLSRRELEVLYAMLDFPNDFYTIARDYYSKRKEWEEEVFLDRLKRKTRYKEDRKEFLQEFRDKILN, encoded by the coding sequence TTGGTAGACAGATATGGTGAAAAAAAATATTTAACCAAGTATGATTTGTGTACAAAGCTTTTTGATAGATTTGATTTAAAAGTATATGATGTTGTACCGGTTAGAAGTGTATATATGATTTCCACAGACAAAGGGGAAAAAATTTTAAAAAAGGTAGATTATACCCTAGATGAGCTGAAGTTTATATATAATGTTTTAAATTATGTGAGAACAAAATTTCCTAGAATAATAAATTTTGTGAAGAATAAAGCAGGAGAAATATATACTATTTGGGATGGAGATATGTACTGTATAATGGATACAGTAAATGGAACGGAATGTAACTTTAGCAATCCTATAGAACTGAATATTGCAGCAGAAGGCTTAGGTGAATTTCATCTTGCTTCTGAAGGATTTAAGACAGGTATATATAACAAGAGTAATAATGGAAAATTGATTGATTCTTTTAAGAGAAGAATTCAGGAAATGGAATTTTTTAAAAATATAGCAAATATTCATGAGAAAAAGACAGAGTTTGATGAAATATTTATAAAAAATTGGAGTTACTATATAGAGGAAATAGAAAAAAGCATAATATTACTTCAACAATCTCATTATTATAAATTGTGTAGTGAAGAGGATAAAGTAGTAGTATGCCACCATGATTTAGCGTATCATAATATATTAATAAATGAAAATCAAGCGTATTTTATAGATTTTGATTATGCCATCATAGACCTTAAAGTTCATGATCTTTGTAACTTCATAAACAAAGTTATTAAAAATTTTGCCTTTGACATAGATAAAACTAATTCTATAATAAATAGCTATTGCAATAAAAATAATTTAAGTCGTAGGGAACTTGAGGTACTATATGCTATGCTAGATTTCCCTAATGATTTTTACACTATAGCAAGAGATTATTATAGTAAGCGTAAGGAGTGGGAAGAAGAAGTATTTTTAGATAGATTGAAGAGGAAAACTAGATATAAAGAAGATAGAAAAGAATTTTTACAGGAATTTAGAGATAAAATCCTAAATTAG
- a CDS encoding CotS family spore coat protein, whose product MDILEVKKYVEDAYDLHIEFIEKVKSIYKVHTKYNKYCLKVINYDFGHFLFIISAIKHLQNKSFKSIPEIIKTKQGKDYVEIEGGHAYLCRWVDSRQCNFENPLDVLVATSKLAELHKKSCNFKVLKNMNPRIGWFKWIDTFKTRESEILDFKKRILKKDHKEEFDILYLNSMEKEISIAEKSIKDLKKTRYLDEMKQEILNNGFCHHDYANHNILIDTEGEINIIDFDYCILDTHLHDLASLLIRRMKNGKWNMNNASFIVDAYSTINVVKTEHIPIMSAFMEFPQGYWQLGIQYYWEKQPWGEEAFIKKLKRILGDTRERLEFIDEFKKSKYN is encoded by the coding sequence TTGGATATATTAGAAGTAAAAAAATATGTTGAAGATGCTTATGATCTCCATATTGAATTTATAGAAAAAGTTAAAAGTATATATAAGGTTCATACAAAATACAATAAATATTGCTTAAAGGTAATAAATTACGATTTTGGACATTTCTTATTTATAATTTCTGCCATAAAGCATCTCCAAAATAAAAGTTTTAAAAGCATACCTGAAATAATTAAAACTAAGCAGGGAAAAGATTATGTAGAAATAGAAGGGGGTCATGCCTATTTATGTAGATGGGTTGATTCTAGACAGTGTAATTTTGAAAATCCGTTGGATGTTTTAGTTGCAACTTCTAAATTAGCAGAACTTCATAAAAAAAGTTGTAATTTTAAGGTGCTAAAAAATATGAATCCTAGGATAGGATGGTTTAAATGGATAGATACTTTTAAAACTAGAGAAAGCGAAATATTAGATTTTAAAAAAAGAATATTAAAAAAAGACCATAAGGAAGAATTTGATATATTGTATCTAAATTCTATGGAAAAGGAAATAAGTATTGCAGAAAAGTCTATAAAAGATTTAAAAAAAACCAGGTATTTGGATGAAATGAAACAAGAAATCTTGAATAATGGATTTTGTCATCATGATTATGCCAACCATAATATTTTAATAGATACTGAAGGAGAAATAAATATTATAGATTTTGATTACTGTATATTAGATACTCATCTTCATGATTTGGCTAGCTTGCTTATAAGAAGGATGAAAAACGGCAAATGGAATATGAATAATGCGTCTTTTATAGTTGATGCATATAGTACTATAAATGTTGTAAAAACAGAGCATATACCTATTATGTCAGCTTTTATGGAGTTCCCTCAAGGGTATTGGCAGCTCGGAATACAGTATTATTGGGAAAAACAGCCTTGGGGAGAAGAGGCATTTATAAAAAAGTTAAAGAGAATTTTAGGTGACACAAGAGAAAGACTAGAATTCATAGATGAGTTTAAGAAGAGCAAATATAATTAA
- a CDS encoding glycosyltransferase family 4 protein yields the protein MKIAIDGRGINWYKGTGIGTYTAKILKYMLKKHTENFYNIYWSGSNYEKFLYKNTKILMSSKKHHRFFEEYYFPENLKKEAIDIYHIPQNGIGISKNITCKKVVTIHDLIPYILPETVGKGYLSKFLKELPNIVELADGIITVSNCSKKDILKFFPIDESKIFVTPLAADKKYKPLEKDKCQYNIKDKYNIKNSFILYIGGFSSRKNVSSLITAFSKIHKNLDKNYDLVIIGSSKDELCKLRNLSTDLNIDNNIKFTGFVEENMLPIFYNACDVFIYPSLYEGFGLPPLEAMSCGTPVITSRISSIPEIVEDGGILIDPFDLKSLMYSMEALLNDENIRNELSAKALKQSSKYSWEKSSEKTIEVYKKILDM from the coding sequence ATGAAAATTGCCATTGACGGAAGAGGAATCAATTGGTATAAAGGTACCGGTATAGGCACTTATACAGCTAAAATCCTAAAATATATGCTTAAAAAGCATACAGAGAATTTTTATAATATATACTGGTCCGGGAGCAATTACGAAAAATTTTTATATAAAAATACTAAAATATTAATGAGCTCTAAAAAACACCATAGATTCTTTGAAGAATATTATTTTCCAGAAAACTTAAAAAAGGAAGCTATAGATATATACCACATTCCCCAAAACGGTATTGGCATATCAAAAAATATAACCTGCAAAAAGGTAGTTACCATTCACGATTTAATACCATATATACTTCCTGAGACTGTAGGTAAAGGATATTTGTCAAAATTTTTAAAAGAGCTTCCTAATATTGTTGAACTGGCAGATGGAATAATAACTGTATCTAATTGTTCAAAAAAAGATATTCTGAAATTCTTTCCTATAGATGAAAGTAAAATATTCGTAACTCCTTTAGCTGCAGATAAAAAATATAAGCCTTTGGAAAAAGATAAATGCCAATACAACATAAAGGATAAATATAACATAAAAAATTCTTTTATTCTCTATATAGGTGGTTTTAGCTCCAGAAAAAACGTATCTTCACTAATTACTGCTTTTTCTAAAATTCATAAAAACTTGGATAAAAATTATGATTTAGTTATTATAGGTTCCAGTAAAGATGAATTATGTAAATTGAGAAACTTGAGTACAGATTTGAATATAGATAATAACATTAAGTTTACAGGATTTGTAGAAGAAAATATGCTTCCTATTTTTTATAATGCCTGTGATGTATTTATATATCCATCTTTATATGAAGGTTTTGGACTACCTCCTCTAGAAGCAATGAGCTGTGGTACCCCTGTAATAACCTCACGTATTTCATCTATTCCTGAAATAGTAGAAGATGGTGGTATACTTATAGATCCATTTGATTTAAAAAGCCTTATGTATTCCATGGAAGCATTACTTAATGATGAAAATATAAGAAATGAGTTAAGTGCAAAAGCCTTAAAGCAATCATCAAAATACTCTTGGGAAAAATCTTCTGAAAAAACTATTGAAGTTTATAAGAAAATTTTAGACATGTAA
- the larC gene encoding nickel pincer cofactor biosynthesis protein LarC, with the protein MKILYYDCFSGISGDMNLGALIDAGVDKDYLTFELAKLNIDGYEINIKKDIKNGISGTKVDVVLKNNSVCAHHHRNLEYIENMISSSSLSSRVREISKGIFKKVAQAEAKVHSKPINEVHFHEVGAVDSIVDIVGAAICFDYLDVDKVEASKVEVGSGFVKCAHGILPVPAPATAEILKNVPIESKVNFEATTPTGAAILSYLCSNFTSDKNFKVTKIGYGIGSKDNDDIPNVLRVFIGEPISYEKNNHKNCYWNKDEKTEYILNRRNMDKSSFKDEVGCIKEEAQVIECNIDDMNPEKYQYIIDKLLQIGALDAYLTPIIMKKGRPAVKLSALYKDEAEEEIRDIILTETTTLGFRKYKVERNMLYRDFTKVVTKYGQVNVKNAYYKGKKIKSKIEYEDCKKLALKNKISIDEIYREVMSKTFK; encoded by the coding sequence ATGAAAATACTTTATTATGATTGCTTTTCTGGAATAAGTGGGGATATGAATTTAGGTGCTTTAATAGATGCTGGAGTAGATAAGGATTATTTAACTTTTGAATTAGCAAAGCTTAATATAGATGGTTATGAGATTAATATTAAGAAGGATATAAAAAATGGCATTTCAGGGACTAAAGTAGACGTAGTTTTGAAAAATAATTCTGTATGTGCACATCATCATAGAAATTTAGAATATATAGAAAACATGATAAGTTCAAGTAGTCTAAGCTCTAGGGTTAGGGAAATAAGTAAGGGAATTTTTAAAAAAGTAGCACAAGCTGAAGCAAAGGTGCACAGTAAACCTATAAATGAGGTTCACTTTCATGAAGTTGGGGCAGTGGATTCTATAGTGGACATTGTTGGAGCTGCTATATGTTTTGATTATTTGGATGTGGATAAAGTGGAAGCTTCTAAGGTGGAAGTTGGTAGTGGGTTTGTAAAGTGTGCTCATGGTATATTACCTGTGCCAGCACCTGCTACAGCAGAGATATTAAAAAACGTTCCTATAGAATCTAAAGTGAATTTTGAAGCCACTACACCAACAGGTGCAGCTATTTTATCTTATCTATGTTCAAATTTTACTTCGGATAAGAATTTTAAAGTAACAAAAATAGGATATGGAATAGGAAGTAAGGATAATGATGATATTCCAAATGTTTTGAGAGTTTTTATAGGAGAACCTATATCTTATGAAAAGAATAACCATAAGAATTGTTATTGGAATAAAGATGAGAAAACTGAATATATATTAAATAGAAGAAACATGGATAAATCTAGCTTTAAAGATGAAGTAGGATGTATTAAAGAAGAAGCACAAGTTATAGAATGCAATATAGATGATATGAATCCTGAAAAATATCAATATATAATAGATAAATTGTTACAAATAGGAGCTTTAGATGCGTACTTGACTCCCATAATAATGAAGAAGGGAAGGCCGGCAGTAAAATTGAGCGCGCTTTATAAGGATGAAGCAGAAGAAGAGATTAGAGATATTATTTTAACAGAAACTACTACCTTGGGATTTAGAAAATATAAAGTAGAAAGGAATATGTTATATAGAGATTTTACAAAGGTAGTTACAAAGTATGGTCAAGTAAATGTAAAAAATGCTTATTACAAAGGCAAAAAAATAAAAAGCAAAATTGAATATGAGGATTGTAAAAAACTTGCTTTAAAAAATAAAATAAGTATAGATGAAATATATAGGGAGGTTATGTCTAAAACATTTAAATGA
- a CDS encoding ABC transporter substrate-binding protein — protein MKRYIRITLLLIMLVTLCLMVVSCNKKQDSENNERVLKGNIKIVTDVEHGPQFELAAEAFEKLHKKVNINVITVKDTDNNVEAIFNGPQYEADITTINDSSIKHIIIKNPEKFLDMTDSVKGYKDELLTNKIYNDTIKGKIYALPWDTYPKALLYRKDIFDKEGIDVNTIKSWSDYIEAGRKISKDTGKIFIANSSEDNNDIYLLLSNQLGTSYFNQSGKSDFKSQKWARVIEISKILYGEGLIQEISSKDEVINKAQLSKIVSFIADPTYAVTLMNKFPQSKGKWGVMKLPAFEDGGNRDVSLGGINLVINKNTSESNLSEEFVKFALTDGKLQMDLLNKYGRFPVSTDAYNFVDLNKNITYFDSTIWNLFGSVEQGSFSINYTKNFPDIREKIRGVLNQTNIKSENYKSIIEGLEAILK, from the coding sequence ATGAAAAGATATATAAGGATAACATTGCTTCTAATAATGTTAGTAACGTTATGTTTAATGGTAGTTTCCTGTAATAAAAAACAGGATAGCGAAAATAATGAAAGAGTACTTAAAGGAAATATTAAAATTGTTACGGATGTAGAACATGGACCTCAATTTGAACTTGCAGCAGAGGCATTTGAAAAATTGCATAAGAAAGTTAATATAAATGTTATTACTGTAAAGGATACAGATAACAATGTTGAAGCGATATTTAATGGACCGCAGTATGAAGCAGACATAACTACAATAAATGATAGCAGTATAAAGCACATTATAATCAAAAATCCAGAAAAATTTTTAGATATGACAGATTCGGTAAAGGGATATAAAGATGAATTATTAACAAATAAGATTTATAACGATACTATAAAAGGTAAAATTTATGCTTTACCTTGGGACACTTACCCTAAAGCCTTGTTATATAGAAAAGATATATTTGATAAAGAAGGCATAGACGTAAATACGATTAAAAGCTGGAGTGATTATATAGAAGCAGGAAGGAAAATAAGTAAAGATACTGGAAAGATATTTATTGCAAATTCTTCAGAAGACAATAATGATATTTATCTACTGCTCTCAAATCAATTGGGAACATCTTATTTTAACCAATCTGGGAAATCAGATTTTAAATCGCAAAAGTGGGCTAGAGTTATCGAGATATCAAAGATCCTTTATGGAGAAGGACTTATACAAGAAATTTCTTCTAAAGACGAAGTTATAAACAAAGCACAGCTAAGCAAGATAGTATCCTTTATTGCAGATCCTACTTATGCTGTAACTTTAATGAACAAGTTTCCACAGTCTAAAGGTAAGTGGGGTGTAATGAAATTACCTGCCTTTGAAGATGGAGGTAATAGGGATGTGTCTTTAGGTGGAATTAATTTAGTTATAAATAAAAATACTTCTGAATCAAATTTGTCAGAGGAGTTTGTAAAATTTGCACTTACAGATGGAAAGCTTCAAATGGATTTATTAAATAAATATGGCAGATTCCCAGTTAGCACAGATGCTTACAATTTTGTAGATTTAAATAAAAACATAACGTATTTTGATAGTACAATATGGAATCTTTTTGGGAGTGTAGAACAAGGATCATTTAGTATAAATTATACAAAAAATTTTCCTGATATAAGAGAAAAAATAAGAGGAGTTTTAAATCAAACAAACATTAAAAGTGAAAATTATAAATCTATAATAGAAGGGTTGGAAGCAATTTTAAAATAA
- a CDS encoding DNA-3-methyladenine glycosylase: MSNKLDRDFYGRDTLSVAKSLLGKVLVHEINGKKLSGKIVETEAYKGIIDKAAHAYGNRRTKRTEALYGPCGFSYVFIIYGMYYCFNVVTEREGIPEGVLIRALEPLTCLEDMSLNRYAKEYSLLNKRQIENLTNGPGKLCKALLIDKSQNRKDLCKSDLYIEGNNIENISIKSSKRIGVDYAEEAADYLWRFYIKDNAYVSVK; this comes from the coding sequence TTGTCTAACAAATTAGATAGAGATTTTTACGGAAGGGATACCTTATCAGTTGCAAAAAGTCTCTTAGGTAAAGTATTAGTTCATGAAATAAACGGTAAAAAATTGTCTGGGAAAATAGTGGAAACAGAAGCTTATAAAGGAATTATAGATAAAGCTGCTCATGCCTATGGAAACAGACGTACTAAACGAACAGAAGCCCTGTATGGCCCTTGTGGTTTTTCCTACGTATTTATAATATATGGAATGTACTATTGCTTCAATGTAGTAACTGAAAGAGAAGGTATTCCTGAAGGCGTACTTATAAGAGCATTAGAACCTCTCACTTGTTTAGAAGACATGTCCTTGAACAGATATGCAAAAGAATACAGCCTATTAAATAAACGTCAAATTGAGAATTTAACCAATGGCCCTGGTAAACTATGCAAGGCACTTCTCATAGATAAAAGTCAAAATAGAAAAGATCTTTGTAAAAGTGACCTATACATCGAAGGAAATAATATTGAAAATATCAGCATAAAAAGCTCTAAACGTATAGGTGTAGATTATGCAGAAGAAGCTGC